Below is a genomic region from Belonocnema kinseyi isolate 2016_QV_RU_SX_M_011 chromosome 4, B_treatae_v1, whole genome shotgun sequence.
AAAACcttattgggtccccattcggttccttgttAAAAAACTCGAATATATCAAGGAACCGATGTCTGTTGCGTTTCAGTTTTTATGTAAGAAAACTATTGGTATGAGACATCAAAGTGAAAATTTAGGGAATTAAATAAAAGCCATTATTGTAGGTTTgtctggtcttaaattttttaaattgcaacatatattttttttgcaattataagTATTcaagaaaagataaatcttcCTTGATGCTTTTtaatcaatttccaaaattttcaactcgatatcttATTTCGTCTTAAAATCAGTTTGTCGAAAACAATTTCGGTAAGGCAGCAACCTAAAAGTATGTGCTTGTATTCTTTACCTAAGATGTTATAAACTAGTGCCGGAAATTATTGGTACGCTTACTTTTTAGCGTTTGCTTTAGTTGTTTACACAGAGAAAAAAATCGGATTACTAGTTAGATCTAGTTAAAGTTGGAGTAAGCTTCGTAAATGGTCAAATGTATTAAGTACTTTACACATACTTGAACAAAATTCAGAGATAAGTATTCTTGTACTTTTaccagaattttattaaaatgaggTATATATTAGTgacttttttaattgttacacAAAAGTTGGATAGTAAGCGTACCAATATACCAAATTGCTCAAGGTAGGTTACTCTAAGAACTTctataaaaatgaagatttaaaatactgtttttatGAATAACAAGAGTGTTATTCATCAACACTGATTCATCATATGAAGAATATTATGTTTTTTGTGACCTTTGAATAATATCTAAAATTCTTTAGtctgtgttaaaaatgtaagaactTTATTTGTCCTATTAAAGATTTGAAACATAAATTATGTAAACAACaagaatatattatattttctacgtGCTTCAAGCAATTgcttatgtttatttattttttatattaaaactttagaAACCTCTTGTGTTCAtgtgctattttgctaatgattttCGCCCATGATTTACGTATCTGCGCACGTAATATCGTTTTACTAGAGgaggcatccgataagtccgcaattcctggaatttaccgccccctacagccccgaagttgaaaagttatcggaCTTATACTGTAAAGTGTACATATTATTTATCGACCTTTTTCCAGGCGTAGTGCTAGGGTTGAAGTTccattattctattttattctaatttttacatgaaaaagtgTTACTAATTTCAGAATACTTCAAGTTCACTTGGAAATTGCGATTGAATTCCACGCGAATGCCCccttaaaaaatataactgaatgaaaaaaattactatagGTCTAGCTCAAATTTCCACGTAAAAAATATTCcgctgaatttgaaaaatattgctatttaaaaagaaaattcacccGGAATTTCATTCGAATTCCCACCCGAAAACATTGCGAGAAATTGGAAAGATATTGCCGATCGAAACTGCCGGTATCGTGGTGAACTTGAAACAATACCAATTCGGAAAGAAAATTCGCCCGGAATTCCACACGaagactgaattaaaaaaatattgcaagtcGGCAAGAAAATTTGCCTGGAATTCCACCCGAATTTTCACGCGAAAAACATTccactgaatttgaaaaatattgtaagtGAAAAGAAAATTAGCCCCGAATTCCTCCCGAATTTCGGgcgaaaattcgtttaaaaaacgCCACGCGAATTCATAGCGAATTTCGCCCGAATTATTTCCGCCTGGGATAAATCTCGGCAGTATAtgcgcaaaattttttttttaattctatataagAAGAGAACCCAGTAAGAAGCCTTGCATTCAAaggtattacaaattttgaatcgaTAAGGGCGGGTCCACAAACCTCggttaaataattggttaaatgACGGTGTGTTAAAGTTAACGCCATAGTTAATCTTCGATTATTCTATTGCGCGTTCCACTACACATTTGCAGGGTGCGGTTAGCTAACCAGATAGTCGTTTTGAAATAAATcctattttactttaaatcattTACGTGATCGGCTACCCATCGGTCGAGTGGAAAGCAAAGCAATATGGCCGTGCGCGCCAACTTCATGTAAGGTTCACGCCACGCGCGTGTccacactaacctaaaaaaatgaaatatttatctattttttgttcGTGTTATTTGTGATAAGATGGCAGAACAAAAAGTGGGCTCGCCGAATTTTCTTCCTGCGAAAAAAGAATCGCTCTTAAAAATAGTAACTAAATATAAaggaatcattgaaaataaagaaacagattctgtaaatacaaaattaaaatctaatttctGGGAAAAAATAGCAATTGAGTTTAATTGCGATGAAGGAATAGTGCATCGTGATgctaaaagcttaaaaattttatgggAAAATTTGAAGCGGAGTAccagaaatcatttttaagaagTGAAGAAGCAAGTGCATCTGACAGGTAAAATACAATCAATGTACTTTTTGTAgatgtttttcaattatatttaaatatatgcaTAAGTGTATATGAGTGGGCGTGGGTGGCTAATGCCTGGGGAGAAACTTTTGAATGGGATCCCTTTTTTTCAGCGAAAAGCTAGCAAAGAGttcatgaaataatttgttagatTTATGGGGAGAGGATATATATGTAAAATGATTCCATCAGCCTATTTCTGCGTAAATATCGTTTTGATATCATAGCCCATCATTTTTTGTGTTTCAAAGAATCTAAGCAAGTTGTCACAATCGCTCAAAAAAAcgtattaaatttgttcaaaaatgtgtgcataggacacaataaaaaaacaagttttttggacattttcaaataattctaaattaagcaaaatttgtttttgcaatttataattttttattattatacactAGCAAGAATTGCAACTCAAAAAAACTTTCCATAGTTTTTgaagcaatagttaaattttttggaattttctaaaatttgaatttacaaataaaaaaaggaaactgaagatattaaccgatttcaaaataatttttttttttacttttttcggatgccaacccacaaatatttttcgctcagctcaaacgattcgactaatttgataattttcactccgccctaatgtgtatgtttttgtttttaaaataggaAGTGGCAAAGTGGTTATTTCTGCGAGTGAAAAAAATGCCCTACTATTTGAGCGCGTGTAGCCACTCACAGAAGCATCGATGATAGGTTTACCGAACCTGTTCGATAATGACTGCGTACCAGGTTtgtgaatatacattattttaaattttagtatttaaatgaaaatttatagttatttgtacaaaataatttatttattgcagcCCTCGACGATGTTGCATACGCCAAATTATTTCAGAGTCAGAAGCCCGTAGAGCCCTTGGAAGGAAATGGAGAGGATAAAGTTATGCGGTTTGAGACATGGCTGGTACATGTAAAAAATCCATCCATCTTTCTTTAGACCGAATCCACTTAAAATCAGACATAGCTCTACACTTGAAATCACCATTCAAATTTTgagaacatgaaaaaaatatatatatttaattcaaaactccaCCTTTTTTATGcttgcaaatatttttgaaaactttctgcCAAAATCAGAAAGGCATCTTATCAGCATCATACAGGCTAATCCATTTTTGAGGCCGGTATAATTTTGCCcctcctaaaaatgtaattttttcatttttctcgtaaactatgGAAAATGTCGCAGAAGAACAAGAGATATTGTTTATAGAACGTTTTGAGACGTGCAAAcctttatcttaacatttttccgtattttgcattGTTTCCGAATAAAAGTAGAGAATTCAATTgtcagaaaaataatgttaattttggcaaaagtttaattttgttgcttaaaaggttgaaaaactttcaaaaatttggcTAAAGAGTTTTTTTCCTTATTACCATAATTCGACCCTACAAAggaacaatttgaattttgaccaaatttGACTTATgctttttgcaagaaaatagtgTCCAAATGttcatgtaataaaataaaaaaaaataataataatcatggatttaatgctttcacgatgattcattttgatagaaAGAGATATTTCGCTTTcaaatcgtgtaaaaaactacgaaatttggcgacgtttcgTGTCAgacctgaagaagtgaactgcaatgttcatgaaacgtcggcaaatttgtagtttttttatacgattggaacccgaaatacctctttttatcaaaacaaaataatattaaaaatccttcaaattggTTTTTTCTATTGTTAAATACTTCAGGAATACATAATTTATAGCATAATTTCggttttcatggaaaattttgtGGTGCATTTGTCCTTGTTCGACTCTAATTTTAAACGTTCAAGTTATCTATTTAATATTAAGTTTCAGAATATGGAGAATGTACTGCTAGAGCCATCATCATCTTCTCACAGTGAGGAAACAAATTTAGATCTAAAGGAAGGCGAAGCGGGCCCAAGAAGATGGTACTGGAAATGTAAGTTTTGCGACTTCAACTGGAAAAAGAAAAGCTTCAACTGCAATTTCTAAGACAATAGGCAGGAAATTGCTTAAAAGTAGAGTAATTGTGCACTCTCTACAATAAATTTAAGGTTTATagatattctattattatattggCAACAtatattttctgttataaaagcAGAGACGTAAATTTCATGATAAATTTCTTGATTCCCATGAAATTTGCGAACTCACTAAAGTAAATATCatggaaattcaaacaattttaatgaaattcacgtCTACTCGTAGCCATAAGTTTTCTACAATGTCTAATTTAttgcaaatatatattttctgttataaaacTAGAGACGTAAATTTCATgagtaattttttgatttccaTGAAATTTAAGAACTCGCTAAGGTAAATTTCATGGAAATTAACAAATTCTCATGAAATTTTCGCCTAGTCATAGCAATAAGGTTTCTACAATgtctatttttctacaaatatatattttctgttataaaagtAGAGacgtaaatttcataaaaattacaaaattctcaTGAAATTTACATCTAGTCGTTGGAATAATGTTCCTTTATTTTGTATTAGCACTATCAAACTGTTCTCATTCCAAATTTCAGTTTATAAATAAAGCTCTTCATTTACCATTTTCTTTTACTAAACAATAGGCAAAATTAGATTCTCCGTTTACTTGATGTCAATCCTCAATACCAACAAGATACTGTGTTCACAATAAacgttgttttaaataaatatcttccTGCTTATTTTATTTTACCACATAATAAGAAGCGAAATTGTATTTTCCGTAGACTTCTCTTTAGTCTACATGCTCTTCCAAGAGGCTgcaagtaaaaattattaaatgtttattcacGCTTTACCATTTTAGTATGAGGGTGGTCTTTGTAATCAAATCTCCTGGATTTTCCCGGtcttataaaattcccggtccaacGACCTTCCCGAGTATCATGTTAGTGTAATCATGAATTAGTTTATTTCGGAGTTTATTCTCATCTTGAAGTCCGGCATTAACATTTATATTCCCCATTAAAATGACATGCTGCAGTGGTGCTAGTAAGATTAGATTTGAATCGTCCATTGGTCCCTCTTCTCCTCCGCGGCGGGCTATATTATGTAGCACAGCTGTTGCAACAATTACAGGCAAAATATTGGCAAGTTTAAATCACATGCCTAATTCCATAATTGGAAATCTCCTTTTCCAAACTCCAAATGCACGCTCCACCGACTCATGTATTTTTATGAACGACTCATTGAATAATTGTTCTCCTTTCCTGTTCCGAAATGTCTCAGCATTTTCTCCAACTGAAAatcatatactaggcagtctgataagtacctgaaaattctaagagatggcattagtattgactaatgtgaaacattttcgccgagcttgatccttcaaatgacgcctgtcaaaacttcatccatttatgtttacgcatttacaagttacagcactgagaagagactaacctccgagtttttttttaatatggaaaattctgtgtttcgagttttgatcaaacactactatcttcgcaagaaaacgatatccgagaccaaggccaagctggataagtattacccggactctgcaccgtcgattggaacgattcgttagtggtttaccgagtttcgttgtggccgtacgagcacagttgatgctgaacgatctgggcgcccaaaagaggtcactacaccagaaaatgtcgaaaaaatccatgatatgattttgaatgatcccaaagtgaaattgagagaggtagctaatactatagacatatcattggaacgtgtgggcaatatcgtgcattcagttttgggcatgaagaagctctgcgcgcgatgggtgccgcgtttgctcacagtggaccaaaNNNNNNNNNNNNNNNNNNNNNNNNNNNNNNNNNNNNNNNNNNNNNNNNNNNNNNNNNNNNNNNNNNNNNNNNNNNNNNNNNNNNNNNNNNNNNNNNNNNNTTTGGGATGCACatagcataatattcgtggactatcttgaaaaaggtaaaaccataaccggagcatactattcatcattattggaccgattgaaaatcgaaaacgCCGAAAAACgatcgcatttgaagaagaagaaaccgctttatcatcacgacaatgcgcctgtttattcatgcttagttgcacaagcaaaattgcatgaaatcggcttcgaattggttcctcagccaccgtagtcaccagacctggcccccagcgactattacttgttccctaagatgaagagatggctcaccggtaagcgtttttactcaaatgaggagctcatagctgaaactgaggcgtattttggagaccttccgatcga
It encodes:
- the LOC117171793 gene encoding uncharacterized protein LOC117171793 yields the protein MIGLPNLFDNDCVPALDDVAYAKLFQSQKPVEPLEGNGEDKVMRFETWLVHFQNMENVLLEPSSSSHSEETNLDLKEGEAGPRRWYWKCKFCDFNWKKKSFNCNF